A window of Rhododendron vialii isolate Sample 1 chromosome 11a, ASM3025357v1 genomic DNA:
ttgtatctctttttttttaacccttTGAATGGACGATCAATGGGGGATAGGAGGAGAGGAAGGTAGCTATGGTACAAagagaggagctcaaccagtccacgaggctggctgagggtTACTTGGTGGTGAAGCTTAccaacccataaaggtgatggggacaggctTTGACCAGCGCAGGTGGGTCAacagtcaagctttgactgttgaccacaccTGGCAGCTTGACCCGCACGCGGGGGTTTAGGAGCAGTGTGCGTCTACCACCTACTCATGCGTTGGTCAACGGTTAAGCTTtaaccattgaccaacacttgccAAGTTGATCTACGCACGCAGGCTCTCAACCAAcgcgtgccagtagggtttttggcttttgaagtggcttcaGCGAGATttggttcaagggttttgcaaacactcaaagctcaaacactcaacattcccagggtgttcttgatccatttgaTCATTAGGGAATCAAAAActgaaagtaaactaatctggaagcccagattggggtgtctacagcttTCATGGAGtgtgaaaaaatagaaaactacATTTGGGTCTTGGAGAAGCTAAAAGGCATGATGGATCCCAACGCACTTCCGTCCGTTATTGTCACGGATAGGGAGTTGGCGCTTATGAATGCCATCATAAATATTTTCCCTCATGCTACCGACCTCCTATGTAGGTGGCATATTGGCAAGAACATATTAGCCAAGTATAGAAAGATGTTTGATGACAAGATGTGAGAGGAGTTTATTTGCAATTGGGGCCTAGTCGTCCTTTCAACGAGTGTTGCACAGTACGAGGAGCGCCTTTGTGTTTTGAAGCGTGATTTTGAAATGGTTCCTGCAACATTTGAGTTCGTCAAGAAAAATTGGTTGGTACCCTACAAAAAGAGGTTTGTAGGAGCTTGGACGGACAAAGTCATGCATTTCGGGAACCTAACAAGTAACAGATAAATGCTTCATTCGCAACTCCAGCACTTTCCTTAATATTCATGTCATTCatgcatttttggaaaattttcatataTTCATGTTATTTGCTATGGCTAATATCTTGCCATATTTATTCGTAGGGCGGAGAGTTCACATTAGAAGCTAAACTCGCAATGCAATTTTGATACTATATGGGAGAAGATTCACAGATTGATGCTGTTACAAGTTACTGAAGTCAAAGCTTCTTTTTAGAAGAGCCTTAGTTCTATGCAGCATGATTTTAGGATAACTCTATTTGATAGGCTAGGGGGAGCTGTTTCGTTGAATGCCATGACACTTGTTTTAGCGGTGTCCCATCAAGTCGAATGGTTTATGGAATCAAAGCGTGAGTGCGAGTGTTCTTTGAGGCACACCCATGGTTTACCTTGCGCTCATGAGATTGCTCCTTACAAGATGGCAAATATCCCCCTATCGATTGAGTTAATCCATGACTATTGGAAGAAGCTTTCTTTGCTTGCACCCCAGAATGAGGGTTTGATGAAGGAGACGCTTTTGGCTCACTTTGATTGTTTTTACAATAAGTTCTTGAATGAAGATCAATATGATGTAAAGGTAAATTATGTTAAGAAGATGCAAGACCTTGCTTATCCGAAAAGTAGTACTCTCGTTGAACCCAAAGTGAATGCACAACCACGTGGTCGTAAGTcaacgaaagaaaaaaatgcagccAAAGAACAAAATTCGACGTGTAGGGATCTCTCGGAGTTTGAGCACGTTCTGGCCTCCCTTTGAACCCCTAAGGCCATCAAAGAGAAACCGCGGCGCAGTCTGAAAGGGAAAGCAAAAGTTCCAGCACAACTTTGGATATGTCCCTTCATCAACCATTTCCCGAAAGCAATAAAACCTTACATAAAATCGGTCAAGAAAGTTGAAGATGATGGGAATTGTGGGTTTCGGGCAGTGTCGGGCTTCATGAAAGGCGATGTTCATGAGTGGTTAGTGGTAAAAGTGATTTGCTGAAAGAGTTGGAAACACATTTACACCTTTACGAACAAGTGGTAGGGGGGACCTAGAGAGCTAGGGAATTACTTCACATCTTGTCATGGTATGAAAGTTCGGCGCCCCGGGAAAATTGGATGACAATGCCAGACATGGGTCACATCATAGCATCTGCTTATAATTGTGTCCTTGTCCATTTATCAAATATTCAATGTCTTACGTTCCTCCCCCTCCGATCAGAGCCCTTACCCTCCATGAAACAAAAGGATATTGCTATCAGGTTTGTTGATGGTGAACACTTTGTACAAGTATGATTTTGGTAAATGATTTGTTGTCATCTATATAATGAAATTTTGCTCCTTAAGTCCAACTTAATTTATCTTATATAAATACCTAATGCAATATGGCAGGTATTCCTAAAGTCGGGTTCCCCTATGGCACCAATAGCTTGCAATTGGAAAAGACATCGTCTTTCTATCACTAAAAATTGGGATGTAGCACATGTTGCGGCCATTCATAAGTTCAACGAGATTatcggcgttgacgtagcaacAAAGGAGGTCATCCATGTGAATTAGGCATTTTAGATTGAGAAACGATTTAATGTGTTCTATTATATAATGTGTTCTAATGTTATGAAAATTGGATGATTTCTTTACGTATAGTTTTCGGATCGTCAAGGGAACTCttatattatatttttgtttgaaaagtcATAGTTGTCAAGTCTGTGATATTCTATTTGGAAATTAGAATCCAAGTAATGGTATAAAAATTAGATATTAAAGTCCAAACATTGGTACAAATTTCGGatattgtttttcaaaattattgatCCAATTCGAACATTAGTATCCGAATGGTGTCATTCTATCTCATAGTTATCATTCTGTTCGGAAATTAGAATCCAAGTAATGGTATAAAAATCAGATATTAAAGTCCAACCATGGGTACAAATTTCggatattattttttgaaattattgatCCAATTCTAATATTAGTATCCGAATGGCATCATTCTATCTCATAGTTGTCATTCTGTTTGGAAATTAGAATCCAAGTAATGGTGTGCAAACCAGATATTAAAGTCCAAAAATTGTTATAAATTTCGGATATTTATTTCCGAAATTAATAGTATCTGAATGAATGGGCTATAATggaaaaaaagagtgtggataTTAAAAGGGGAGTTTGCAAATCAACTCCCTTATttattattggttaaaatgggCTATAATTCTTCCTCATATAATGTGCCAAcatgaaaataaatatttgtaGGAGTTTTATTTCTCGTAAAACGTGTTCGTTATAACGTGCAAacatgaaaataaataattgtaGGAGTTTTATTCCTCGTAAAATGTGTTTGTGTCCAAAAGTTCAATCATGCCTACCATTTTTCTATAGTAAAAAGTGGGTTATTTGGAACGAATTTCTTCCTCGGCATACGTGTGTAGGTGTGGTAAAAAATTACTAACCTTTGACCCTCGCAAATTGTTTGACCCACCAATCAGCAATGGGCACATTGCAGCGGATGCCATGCAGAAGGAAGGCCTTGGTCAAACCTTGACCTAAGGAAGAAGGTTTGACTATCCAATTGGAATAGAACGCATGTATAAAGATGGAAGGAACCGCCCATGGAAAGTGTCCACGGAAGAGGTAGTCCTCGCGGAAGTTCACCTACTCCGCAGAGAAAGGAAAGTGGGCCCCAAGACAGCGTCAGCAGTGGAGGACCATGGGTGAAGTCCCGTGAGTCactaaaatttaaca
This region includes:
- the LOC131308526 gene encoding uncharacterized protein LOC131308526 encodes the protein MECEKIENYIWVLEKLKGMMDPNALPSVIVTDRELALMNAIINIFPHATDLLCRWHIGKNILAKYRKMFDDKMLGGAVSLNAMTLVLAVSHQVEWFMESKRECECSLRHTHGLPCAHEIAPYKMANIPLSIELIHDYWKKLSLLAPQNEGLMKETLLAHFDCFYNKFLNEDQYDVKAIKEKPRRSLKGKAKVPAQLWICPFINHFPKAIKPYIKSVKKVEDDGNCGFRAVSGFMKGDVHECSAPRENWMTMPDMGHIIASAYNCVLVHLSNIQCLTFLPLRSEPLPSMKQKDIAIRFVDGEHFVQVFLKSGSPMAPIACNWKRHRLSITKNWDVAHVAAIHKFNEIIGVDVATKERKGDLTHSVLEKPDVNPAERNKGHAVFVSFVPLAPSLTPRDFSSFPLTNHRPIAPLQLIRIFTCKRTSAEPLPTLGDSAREVSFGLWRAMTHQDTTIPIVKEVDETNSAGVAAQTLRALQDGQQQFLET